From the genome of Pseudomonas sp. TMP9, one region includes:
- a CDS encoding DUF4124 domain-containing protein: MRSLLICLLLSMALPAAAQIYTYTDANGNTVFTDQPPEGQVTENVELPATNSVSMPVPSQPAAASAATTEQAAPYSMLQLTDIPSDEALRANNGTFSVGVAIEPRLASNHRLRLLLDGKPYGQPSNVPRLQVSNADRGEHSLAVEVLSGESSLQQSATVNFTVQRVNTSSPALRPPAPPAKPKPAP; encoded by the coding sequence ATGCGCTCTTTACTCATCTGTCTGTTGCTGAGCATGGCCCTACCGGCCGCTGCGCAGATCTATACCTACACCGACGCCAATGGCAATACGGTATTCACCGATCAGCCGCCGGAAGGCCAGGTGACCGAAAATGTTGAGCTGCCTGCAACCAACAGTGTGTCGATGCCCGTGCCCAGCCAGCCCGCCGCTGCAAGCGCCGCTACAACTGAGCAAGCAGCGCCCTACAGCATGTTGCAACTGACTGACATTCCTAGCGATGAAGCCCTGCGCGCCAACAACGGTACCTTCAGTGTGGGCGTGGCTATTGAGCCCCGCCTGGCCAGCAACCATCGCTTGCGTTTGCTGCTCGATGGTAAGCCGTACGGTCAACCGAGCAACGTGCCGCGCCTGCAGGTCAGCAACGCTGATCGTGGCGAGCACAGCTTGGCCGTGGAAGTGTTAAGCGGTGAATCTTCGCTCCAGCAAAGCGCCACGGTGAATTTCACCGTCCAGCGCGTCAACACCAGCAGCCCAGCCCTCCGGCCGCCGGCCCCACCCGCAAAACCAAAGCCAGCCCCCTAA
- the glnA gene encoding glutamate--ammonia ligase has translation MSKSIQLIKEHDVKWVDLRFTDTKGKQHHITMPARDALDDEFFEVGKMFDGSSIHGWKGIEASDMILLPVDDTAVMDPFTEEPTLIIVCDIIEPSTMQGYDRDPRSIAKRAEAFLKTTGIGDTVFVGPEPEFFIFDEVKFKSDISGSMFKIYSEQGSWMSDQDVEGGNKGHRPGVKGGYFPVPPFDHDHEIRTAMCNAMEEMGLVIEVHHHEVATAGQNEIGVQFNTLVKKADEVQTLKYCVHNVADAYGKTATFMPKPLYGDNGSGMHVHLSIAKDGKNTFAGEGYAGLSDIALYFIGGIIKHGKALNGFTNPSTNSYKRLVPGFEAPVMLAYSARNRSASIRIPYVSSPKARRIEARFPDPAANPYLAFAALLMAGIDGIQNKIHPGDAADKNLYDLPPEEGKLIPQVCGSLKEALEELDKGRAFLTKGGVFSDDFIDAYIELKSEEEIKVRTFVHPLEYDLYYSV, from the coding sequence ATGTCGAAGTCGATTCAACTCATTAAAGAACACGACGTGAAGTGGGTAGACCTGCGCTTCACCGATACCAAGGGTAAGCAGCACCACATCACCATGCCGGCGCGTGACGCGCTGGATGACGAGTTTTTCGAAGTCGGCAAAATGTTCGACGGCTCCTCTATCCATGGCTGGAAAGGCATCGAAGCCTCGGACATGATCCTGCTGCCGGTTGACGACACCGCGGTAATGGACCCGTTCACCGAAGAACCAACGCTGATCATCGTGTGCGACATCATCGAGCCAAGCACTATGCAGGGCTACGACCGCGACCCGCGCTCGATCGCCAAGCGCGCTGAAGCATTCCTGAAAACCACAGGTATCGGTGACACCGTTTTCGTTGGCCCAGAGCCTGAGTTCTTCATCTTCGACGAAGTGAAGTTCAAATCCGATATCTCTGGCTCCATGTTCAAAATCTACTCTGAGCAAGGCTCCTGGATGTCCGATCAGGACGTTGAAGGCGGTAACAAAGGTCATCGCCCAGGCGTCAAAGGTGGTTACTTCCCTGTTCCGCCGTTCGACCATGACCATGAAATCCGTACTGCCATGTGTAATGCCATGGAAGAAATGGGTTTGGTCATTGAAGTTCACCACCACGAAGTCGCGACTGCTGGCCAGAACGAAATTGGCGTGCAGTTCAACACCCTAGTTAAAAAGGCTGACGAAGTTCAGACCCTTAAGTACTGCGTACACAACGTGGCGGATGCCTACGGTAAAACTGCGACCTTTATGCCGAAGCCGCTTTACGGCGACAACGGTTCGGGTATGCACGTGCACCTGTCCATCGCTAAAGATGGCAAGAACACCTTCGCTGGCGAAGGCTATGCCGGCCTGTCCGACATCGCCCTGTACTTCATCGGCGGCATCATCAAGCACGGCAAAGCGTTGAACGGCTTCACCAACCCGTCGACCAACTCCTACAAGCGTCTGGTCCCAGGCTTTGAAGCCCCAGTGATGCTGGCTTACTCGGCGCGTAACCGTTCGGCCTCGATCCGTATCCCGTACGTGTCCAGCCCGAAAGCACGCCGCATCGAAGCACGCTTCCCTGATCCGGCTGCCAACCCATACTTGGCCTTCGCCGCTCTGCTGATGGCCGGTATCGACGGCATTCAGAATAAGATTCACCCTGGTGATGCGGCTGACAAAAACCTGTATGACCTGCCACCAGAAGAAGGCAAGTTGATCCCGCAAGTGTGCGGCAGCTTGAAAGAAGCCCTGGAAGAACTGGACAAGGGCCGTGCCTTCCTGACCAAAGGCGGTGTGTTCTCCGACGACTTTATCGATGCCTACATCGAGCTGAAATCCGAAGAAGAAATTAAAGTACGCACCTTTGTGCATCCACTGGAATACGACCTGTACTACAGCGTCTAA
- the ntrC gene encoding nitrogen regulation protein NR(I) — protein MSRSETVWIVDDDRSIRWVLEKALQQEGMTTQSFDSADGVLSRLSRQQPDVIISDIRMPGASGLELLACIREMHPRLPVIIMTAHSDLDSAVASYQGGAFEYLPKPFDVDEAVSLVKRANQHAQEQQSLSVPIEQPRTPEIIGEAPAMQEVFRAIGRLSHSNITVLINGESGTGKELVAHALHRHSPRAISPFIALNMAAIPKDLMESELFGHEKGAFTGAANQRRGRFEQADGGTLFLDEIGDMPADTQTRLLRVLADGEFYRVGGHTPVKVDVRIIAATHQNLETLVQAGKFREDLFHRLNVIRIHIPRLSDRREDIPTLARHFLSRAALELAVEPKLLKSETEDYLKHLPWPGNVRQLENTCRWITVMASGREVHVSDLPPELLSQPQESTPVSNWEQGLRQWADSALARGQSNLLETAVPAFERIMIETALKHTAGRRRDAAVLLGWGRNTLTRKIKELGMNVASADDEDNDD, from the coding sequence ATGAGTCGCAGTGAAACCGTCTGGATTGTTGATGACGATCGCTCCATCCGCTGGGTACTGGAAAAAGCCTTGCAACAAGAAGGCATGACCACCCAAAGCTTCGACAGCGCGGATGGCGTACTCAGCCGCCTGAGCCGCCAGCAACCTGATGTGATCATTTCTGATATCCGCATGCCGGGCGCCAGCGGTCTTGAGTTGCTGGCATGCATTCGTGAGATGCACCCGCGCCTGCCAGTGATCATCATGACGGCGCACTCCGATCTGGACAGCGCCGTGGCCTCCTACCAAGGCGGTGCATTTGAATACCTGCCTAAACCTTTTGATGTTGACGAAGCCGTCTCCCTGGTCAAGCGCGCCAACCAGCACGCCCAAGAACAGCAGAGTTTGAGCGTACCGATCGAGCAACCGCGCACGCCAGAGATCATCGGTGAAGCGCCGGCTATGCAGGAGGTGTTTCGCGCCATCGGTCGTCTTTCGCATTCCAATATTACCGTGCTGATCAACGGCGAATCCGGCACCGGCAAAGAACTGGTGGCCCATGCCCTGCACCGCCACAGCCCGCGGGCGATCTCACCGTTTATCGCGCTGAATATGGCGGCGATCCCTAAGGACCTGATGGAGTCTGAGCTATTCGGTCACGAAAAAGGCGCCTTTACCGGAGCAGCTAACCAGCGCCGCGGGCGTTTCGAGCAAGCCGACGGCGGTACCTTGTTTCTTGATGAGATCGGCGATATGCCGGCCGACACACAAACCCGCCTGCTGCGCGTGCTGGCGGATGGTGAGTTCTACCGGGTTGGCGGCCATACCCCAGTCAAAGTCGATGTGCGCATCATCGCCGCCACGCACCAAAACTTGGAAACTCTGGTACAGGCTGGGAAGTTCCGTGAAGACCTGTTCCACCGCCTCAACGTCATCCGCATTCATATTCCAAGGCTGTCTGATCGCCGCGAAGACATCCCAACGCTGGCCCGGCATTTCCTTAGCCGCGCGGCGCTGGAACTGGCAGTCGAGCCCAAACTGCTGAAAAGCGAAACCGAGGACTACCTCAAACACCTGCCTTGGCCCGGCAACGTGCGCCAGCTGGAAAACACCTGCCGCTGGATCACCGTCATGGCTTCAGGCCGTGAAGTGCATGTCAGTGACCTGCCGCCCGAACTGCTCAGCCAACCCCAGGAAAGCACCCCCGTCAGTAATTGGGAACAAGGCCTGCGTCAGTGGGCCGACTCAGCATTGGCACGCGGGCAATCCAACCTGCTGGAAACTGCCGTACCAGCTTTCGAGCGAATCATGATCGAAACTGCCCTCAAGCACACCGCCGGCCGCCGCCGCGACGCCGCCGTGCTACTGGGCTGGGGCCGCAATACCCTAACGCGCAAGATAAAAGAACTGGGTATGAACGTCGCCAGCGCCGATGACGAGGATAACGACGATTAA
- a CDS encoding DUF4124 domain-containing protein — MRNLLFCCLMLLALPTLAQVYTYIDAEGNRVFTDQPTSSQAERVQLAPSNSMSATPSAPPAPTFLPPPEPSLRYSLLRILVPQPDASIRDSAGNLIVSVNSEPKLFPQHRYRLLIDGQPVGEVGSSPVFPLSNIDRGTHQLAVEIIDAQDRIIERTPSQPFHMLRISLVQKRNANPCKKVDYGVRPECPLKDKPAEKKDIPFVPFL; from the coding sequence ATGCGCAACCTGCTGTTCTGCTGTTTGATGCTGCTCGCCCTGCCCACATTGGCGCAGGTTTATACCTATATAGATGCCGAGGGTAATCGAGTATTCACCGACCAACCCACGTCCAGCCAAGCCGAGCGCGTGCAACTGGCGCCGAGTAACTCGATGTCGGCCACGCCCAGCGCCCCGCCTGCACCCACTTTTTTACCGCCGCCAGAACCCAGCCTGCGTTATAGCTTGCTGAGAATTTTGGTGCCACAGCCTGACGCCAGTATCCGCGACAGCGCGGGCAACTTGATTGTCAGTGTTAACAGTGAGCCAAAACTCTTCCCGCAACACCGCTATCGCCTGCTTATAGACGGTCAACCGGTGGGCGAAGTCGGCAGCAGCCCGGTATTCCCGCTGAGCAACATTGACCGCGGCACCCACCAGTTGGCCGTGGAAATCATCGACGCGCAAGATCGCATTATCGAGCGCACACCCAGCCAGCCCTTCCACATGCTGCGCATATCCCTCGTACAAAAGCGCAACGCTAACCCGTGCAAAAAGGTGGATTACGGCGTACGCCCCGAATGCCCGCTCAAAGACAAACCAGCGGAAAAGAAAGACATCCCCTTCGTGCCATTCCTCTAG
- a CDS encoding DUF6701 domain-containing protein — protein sequence MKKTILRALSLLALLGSANALAVTYTFNTAGTPLVSGAPSICSGTWSRSGTTFTCNGVLATALGDVLAVSTATTISVVARSHTLIATLVGAADRNINLTATSNPFSATNSTINGTVTATSGAISLIGGSVTGQVLSSCCDVITNGTNLQGGARSNSSGISITGGTIQGGFFAANNTATFSGVTMTAGTISGASTVNISDSSLGSLNTLVSVSAVSGAITLNNTNAYGNFNAPSYSTINVNSPSTVTGTCLPSSTPANTCSSGPVLSWLLDETTWSGAGGEVKDATPNGLDGTVLGGAVTANASPALPEVNAMGTCGYGSFASSASQYVQRDDTNLLDLQGSFTIGLWVKPRSLPSTGLMTLVSKDENYEFHLNPNGTINWWWQTTSPSATRQFNSTTAITAGQWSHVLVRFAPGDQRIYINGNLAGQANFDGTPLANSDPLQLGSDQNFAGRYFDGDMDELRIYNMALSPAQISVLYQDRHQCALRLQCFSDNFNNPTLGTDWAVASRGNTAFTPTVSNQRMRLTSNQGNVATASTLQRLFPAAGNFIQIEFKHYAYGGSGADGMAVVLSDASVAPQPGAFGGPLGYGTRGNAANPGFAGGWLGVGIDEFGNFSTEGGLGGPGQRIDSVAIRGSSVSPYTAGYRYIAGTPANLSPGIDISDTTPGPGHTYRITVDGRFTSQALVTVERNSGSGFVVLPNLNAVNVLAAANSQAALPADFYLSLTGSTGGSTNFHELDDLQICASTIKPLAQQIDHFEFSYAGSALTCNPQPVTIRACLNSSCSTLFTDPVSVTLNPASYWSAVAPATGSGNVINFSGGTAQARLSITTPSTVSLGVQTSIPSTKPLSVPICSTTGCRITYADSGLLLQVPNMLAAKPTAATISAVRKSDNALQCVPAFANVTRNINFTSAYTNPSTGTQPVMVNGSNVRGTAVSLNLNFDATGTAPLTVRYDDAGQVTLNASYAGSNANADPGLTLTGSDLFVSKPYGLCLQTDSICSSADENCAVLPGIRAGDSFPLRVRAVGWQADGEALTAAQLCTGNITTPNFIHSGILLSSAVQAPAGGANGAMSPPIYAHALGTQTTSNTSISEVGVFTIIATPPTGGYLDGETVSGGSSALAGRFIPAYLGAVGSASLTPSCGSAFSYQGQPLSFASTLPPSLAITGFNRAGGVTTNYDRGAFWKLAAPAVGSYSSFTGKAALDARLASQGVATPSTTGAGDGDGRRTYSWSGEQLLYQPGALLSSDDYPFLTKVRQGFTAAMLTDADGACYGSGSGCTDYSYDFSDNPGSEVRLGRLRIGNAHGSELQSPSLPLVLESWQSTAGGSFQTEGLDTCTTSSVLGAPDLFSYIGNLSANETTPSLTAPVAGLGRVQLSAPGNGNDGSVQVRFPSAPSWLHYPWNGAARQAAVGLASFGIYKGSPPLIFRREIYR from the coding sequence GACAATTAGCGTTGTCGCGCGCTCCCATACATTAATAGCAACCTTGGTCGGTGCAGCTGATCGCAACATCAACCTGACTGCCACCTCCAATCCCTTTAGCGCCACTAATAGCACCATCAATGGAACCGTTACGGCCACCTCAGGTGCTATCAGTTTGATTGGCGGTAGCGTGACCGGACAGGTACTCAGCAGTTGTTGTGACGTCATCACCAATGGCACGAATCTGCAAGGCGGGGCCCGCTCTAACTCCTCGGGTATCAGCATCACTGGCGGTACGATACAAGGTGGATTCTTCGCGGCGAACAACACGGCCACGTTCTCAGGCGTGACGATGACCGCTGGTACGATAAGTGGTGCCAGTACCGTGAATATTAGTGATAGCAGCCTAGGTAGCCTTAACACCCTTGTTTCCGTCAGCGCAGTCAGCGGTGCGATAACCCTGAACAACACCAATGCTTACGGTAACTTCAACGCGCCAAGTTACTCGACCATTAACGTTAATAGCCCCAGCACGGTTACTGGTACTTGTCTGCCCAGCTCTACGCCAGCCAACACGTGTTCGTCAGGTCCTGTGCTCAGCTGGTTGTTGGACGAAACCACTTGGTCAGGCGCTGGCGGCGAGGTTAAGGACGCTACACCCAATGGCCTCGACGGAACAGTATTAGGCGGTGCAGTTACGGCCAATGCGAGCCCAGCCCTACCTGAAGTGAATGCTATGGGTACGTGCGGCTATGGCAGTTTTGCCAGCTCGGCCAGTCAGTACGTGCAGCGTGATGACACTAATCTATTGGATCTGCAGGGCAGCTTTACCATAGGCCTGTGGGTCAAACCGCGCAGTTTGCCTAGCACTGGCTTGATGACGCTGGTGTCAAAGGATGAAAACTACGAGTTTCATCTCAACCCCAATGGCACCATTAATTGGTGGTGGCAGACAACCAGCCCAAGCGCCACCCGGCAGTTCAACAGTACAACAGCTATAACTGCGGGGCAGTGGAGCCATGTACTGGTGCGCTTTGCTCCGGGTGACCAGCGTATCTACATCAACGGTAATCTGGCGGGGCAGGCCAACTTCGATGGTACGCCACTGGCCAACAGCGATCCTCTTCAGCTGGGCTCAGACCAGAATTTTGCCGGGCGTTACTTTGACGGCGACATGGATGAGTTGCGCATCTACAACATGGCGCTGAGCCCGGCGCAGATCAGCGTGCTGTATCAAGACCGGCATCAATGCGCGCTGCGGTTGCAGTGTTTCAGTGACAATTTTAATAACCCTACATTGGGTACAGACTGGGCGGTGGCCAGTCGAGGGAACACGGCCTTCACCCCGACGGTTAGCAATCAGCGCATGCGCCTGACCAGTAATCAGGGCAATGTCGCCACTGCGTCAACCCTGCAGCGTTTGTTCCCAGCCGCGGGTAACTTCATTCAAATAGAGTTCAAGCATTATGCCTACGGCGGCAGTGGGGCTGACGGCATGGCTGTGGTGCTCTCTGATGCGTCAGTAGCACCCCAGCCTGGCGCCTTCGGTGGTCCGTTGGGCTACGGTACTCGGGGTAATGCGGCCAATCCTGGTTTTGCAGGCGGCTGGCTAGGCGTTGGTATTGATGAGTTCGGCAATTTTTCCACAGAGGGCGGCCTAGGCGGGCCGGGTCAACGCATTGATTCAGTAGCAATCCGTGGTTCTAGTGTAAGTCCCTATACCGCCGGTTATCGCTATATCGCCGGCACCCCGGCCAACCTCAGTCCTGGCATTGATATATCAGACACTACCCCTGGTCCTGGGCACACCTACCGCATCACTGTTGATGGTCGTTTTACCAGCCAAGCGCTGGTCACAGTCGAACGTAATAGTGGCAGCGGTTTTGTTGTATTGCCCAACCTCAATGCAGTCAACGTGCTGGCGGCGGCTAATAGTCAGGCGGCGTTGCCCGCTGACTTTTACCTGTCACTGACAGGCTCTACGGGGGGTTCGACCAACTTCCATGAGTTGGACGACCTGCAAATATGCGCCTCGACCATCAAGCCGCTTGCGCAGCAAATCGATCATTTTGAGTTCAGCTATGCAGGCTCAGCGCTGACCTGTAACCCGCAACCGGTGACCATACGCGCCTGCCTTAACAGCAGTTGCAGTACCCTGTTCACCGACCCAGTCAGCGTTACGCTCAATCCAGCGAGCTACTGGTCTGCCGTTGCGCCTGCCACCGGCAGTGGCAACGTCATCAACTTCAGCGGTGGCACTGCCCAGGCTCGATTGAGCATTACTACGCCCAGCACCGTTAGCTTAGGTGTGCAAACGTCGATACCTTCGACCAAGCCGCTCAGCGTACCGATATGCTCGACCACTGGCTGCCGGATTACATACGCTGACAGCGGCTTGCTGCTGCAGGTGCCCAATATGCTTGCGGCCAAGCCTACTGCTGCGACCATCAGTGCGGTGCGCAAGTCAGACAATGCCCTGCAATGTGTGCCAGCCTTCGCTAACGTGACGCGCAACATAAACTTCACATCGGCCTACACCAACCCATCTACCGGCACCCAACCGGTGATGGTCAATGGCAGTAATGTGCGCGGTACAGCTGTGAGCTTGAACCTCAACTTTGATGCCACAGGCACCGCGCCACTGACTGTGCGTTATGACGATGCGGGGCAGGTGACGCTTAACGCCAGTTACGCGGGTAGCAACGCCAATGCGGACCCAGGATTGACCCTGACTGGTTCAGACTTGTTCGTCAGTAAACCCTATGGATTGTGCCTGCAGACCGACAGCATCTGCAGCAGTGCAGACGAAAACTGCGCGGTATTGCCCGGCATTCGGGCCGGCGACAGCTTCCCATTACGCGTTCGTGCGGTGGGCTGGCAAGCCGATGGAGAGGCGCTGACCGCCGCGCAGTTATGCACGGGCAATATCACCACGCCGAATTTCATCCATTCCGGCATCCTGCTGAGCAGTGCGGTGCAGGCTCCAGCTGGCGGCGCTAATGGCGCGATGTCGCCGCCAATTTATGCCCATGCGCTGGGCACTCAGACCACCTCGAATACGTCGATCTCGGAAGTGGGTGTGTTCACCATTATTGCCACCCCGCCAACCGGCGGCTACCTGGATGGTGAGACGGTCAGCGGCGGCAGCAGTGCCCTTGCGGGTCGCTTTATTCCTGCCTATCTGGGTGCTGTTGGTAGCGCCAGCCTTACTCCCAGTTGCGGCAGCGCCTTTAGCTATCAGGGCCAGCCGCTAAGCTTTGCCAGCACACTGCCACCGAGCCTGGCCATCACCGGCTTCAACCGTGCGGGTGGCGTGACCACTAACTATGATCGCGGCGCCTTCTGGAAGTTAGCCGCCCCCGCTGTGGGCAGCTATAGCTCGTTCACTGGCAAGGCGGCGCTTGATGCGCGCCTTGCCAGTCAGGGTGTGGCCACCCCTAGTACGACTGGCGCCGGCGATGGTGACGGCCGGCGCACTTACAGTTGGAGTGGTGAGCAACTGCTCTATCAGCCAGGGGCCTTGCTCAGCAGTGATGATTATCCATTTCTGACCAAGGTAAGGCAGGGCTTTACCGCAGCGATGCTGACCGACGCCGATGGTGCCTGCTATGGAAGCGGTAGCGGCTGCACCGATTACAGCTACGACTTCAGCGATAATCCGGGCAGCGAAGTGCGCCTGGGCCGCCTGCGTATCGGTAATGCCCATGGTTCCGAGCTGCAGAGCCCAAGCCTGCCGCTGGTGCTGGAAAGCTGGCAGAGCACCGCGGGGGGTAGTTTCCAGACCGAGGGGCTGGATACCTGCACCACCAGCAGCGTGTTGGGTGCGCCCGATCTCTTCAGCTACATCGGCAATTTGTCCGCTAATGAAACTACGCCGAGCCTAACCGCGCCTGTTGCCGGTTTAGGTCGCGTGCAGTTGAGTGCGCCGGGCAATGGCAACGATGGTTCGGTGCAGGTGCGCTTCCCCAGTGCGCCGAGCTGGCTGCACTATCCGTGGAATGGTGCTGCGCGCCAGGCGGCAGTTGGCTTAGCCAGCTTTGGTATCTACAAGGGCTCGCCGCCGTTGATATTCCGTCGAGAGATATACCGCTGA
- the glnL gene encoding nitrogen regulation protein NR(II) gives MINDALHRLLLDNLTTATLLLNDNLRLEYMNPAAEMLLAVSGQRSHGQFISELFTESSEALSALRQAVEHAHPFNKREAVLTSVSGQTLTVDYAVTPVLSRGETLLLLEVHPRDRLLRITKEEAQLSKQETSKMLVRGLAHEIKNPLGGIRGAAQLLARQLPEESLKDYTNVIIEEADRLRNLVDRMLGSNKLPSLALTNVHEVLERVSSLVEAESQGSIILVRDYDPSIPDVLIDREQMIQAVLNIVRNAMQAISSQHDLRLGRITLRTRALRQFTIGHCRHRLVTKIEIIDNGPGISPELQETIFFPMVSGRADGTGLGLAITQNIISQHQGLIECESHPGHTVFSIFLPLEQGVTTP, from the coding sequence ATCATCAACGACGCACTGCATCGCCTGCTGCTGGATAACCTGACCACTGCCACGCTGCTGCTCAATGACAACCTGCGCCTGGAGTACATGAACCCTGCGGCGGAGATGCTGTTGGCCGTCAGTGGCCAGCGCAGTCACGGGCAATTCATCAGCGAACTGTTCACCGAATCCAGCGAGGCACTCAGCGCCCTGCGCCAAGCCGTTGAACATGCTCACCCGTTCAACAAGCGTGAAGCGGTGCTGACCTCAGTCAGCGGGCAGACGCTGACCGTCGACTACGCGGTGACGCCTGTGCTGAGCCGAGGCGAAACCCTGTTGCTGCTGGAAGTGCATCCACGCGACCGCCTGCTGCGTATCACCAAGGAAGAAGCGCAACTGTCTAAGCAGGAAACCAGCAAAATGCTGGTGCGCGGCCTGGCACACGAAATCAAGAATCCGCTGGGTGGCATCCGCGGCGCAGCGCAGTTGCTGGCACGCCAGTTACCCGAGGAGAGCCTCAAGGATTACACCAACGTGATCATTGAGGAGGCCGACCGCCTGCGTAACTTGGTCGACCGCATGCTCGGCTCAAACAAGTTGCCATCGTTGGCGCTCACCAACGTGCATGAAGTGCTGGAGCGCGTCAGCAGTCTGGTGGAGGCGGAGAGCCAGGGCAGCATCATTTTGGTGCGCGACTATGATCCGAGTATTCCCGATGTACTGATCGACCGTGAGCAGATGATCCAAGCGGTTCTGAACATCGTGCGCAATGCTATGCAGGCCATCAGCTCGCAACATGATCTGCGCCTAGGCCGCATCACCCTGCGCACGCGCGCTCTGCGCCAATTCACCATCGGCCATTGCCGTCACCGCCTCGTAACCAAGATCGAGATTATCGACAACGGTCCAGGCATCTCGCCTGAATTGCAGGAAACCATTTTCTTTCCCATGGTCAGCGGGCGGGCCGACGGTACCGGTCTTGGCTTGGCTATCACCCAGAACATCATCAGCCAGCACCAAGGCTTGATCGAGTGCGAAAGCCATCCTGGCCATACCGTGTTCTCGATCTTCCTACCGCTGGAACAAGGAGTAACGACGCCATGA